One Thermodesulfobacteriota bacterium genomic window carries:
- a CDS encoding glycerate kinase codes for MNGTRLKQMRSEAEAIFRHCIKAVDPYMAVKRFLRLDGKKLILGLKDRPLSEFDLNGYDRIFIVGGGKATAPMARAVEELLGKQISRGMINVKYGFTENLACTEIIEAGHPLPDHNGVAGTREILGLLEGASENDLVFSLISGGGSALLTQPGGKITLQEKQEVTRSLLACGAGIDEINTVRKHISSSKGGQMARTAYPATVVNLMLSDVVGDKMDVIASGPFVSDSSTYKDALDILKKYDLKEIPPSVREHLEDGSGERLPETPKDGDPIFDRVFNMIVGSNILALEAAGEEAKTLGYEVIILSSMMEGETKEVAVVHSAIAKEILKTCRPIPPPACLITGGETTVTIKGKGLGGRNQEFCLSAAIDLAGLPPRVVILSGGTDGNDGPTDAAGAVVDPFTVNRGKDAGIHAERFLEDNDAYHFFEKTGDLLITGPTNTNVMDVRLVLVR; via the coding sequence ATGAATGGGACCCGTTTAAAACAGATGCGATCCGAGGCTGAGGCCATTTTCAGGCATTGCATTAAGGCTGTTGATCCTTACATGGCAGTAAAGCGTTTCCTTCGCCTCGATGGCAAAAAGTTGATTCTGGGGTTAAAGGATCGACCCCTGTCAGAGTTTGATCTGAACGGGTATGATCGAATTTTCATTGTCGGAGGGGGAAAAGCAACGGCGCCCATGGCCAGGGCCGTCGAAGAGTTACTGGGAAAACAGATTAGTAGAGGAATGATCAATGTAAAATACGGTTTTACTGAAAACCTTGCCTGTACCGAGATTATAGAGGCCGGTCATCCCTTGCCGGACCATAACGGTGTGGCAGGAACCCGGGAGATTCTTGGTCTTCTTGAAGGTGCGTCTGAAAATGATCTGGTTTTTTCCCTCATATCAGGCGGGGGATCGGCTCTGCTTACTCAGCCTGGGGGAAAGATCACGCTTCAGGAAAAGCAGGAAGTTACGCGCAGTTTACTGGCATGCGGCGCCGGCATTGATGAGATAAATACTGTGAGAAAGCATATCTCATCTTCAAAGGGTGGGCAGATGGCAAGAACAGCATACCCTGCCACTGTTGTGAACCTGATGCTCTCTGATGTGGTGGGTGATAAAATGGATGTCATAGCGTCAGGACCCTTTGTCTCTGACAGTTCCACATACAAAGACGCCCTGGATATCCTCAAAAAATATGATTTAAAAGAGATCCCACCTTCTGTCCGGGAACATCTGGAAGATGGCTCCGGAGAAAGGCTCCCCGAAACACCCAAAGATGGGGATCCTATTTTCGATCGGGTTTTTAATATGATCGTCGGCAGCAACATACTAGCACTGGAAGCGGCAGGGGAAGAGGCAAAAACGCTCGGATACGAGGTTATAATTCTATCCTCTATGATGGAAGGAGAAACGAAGGAAGTGGCAGTAGTGCATAGTGCTATAGCCAAGGAGATATTAAAGACATGCCGGCCGATTCCGCCACCTGCCTGCCTCATCACCGGAGGAGAAACGACTGTAACCATTAAAGGCAAGGGGCTCGGCGGAAGGAATCAGGAGTTTTGCCTGTCAGCGGCAATTGACCTCGCAGGGCTTCCGCCACGGGTCGTTATCTTAAGCGGGGGTACAGACGGAAATGATGGACCTACTGATGCGGCGGGGGCTGTGGTTGATCCTTTTACTGTTAACAGGGGAAAAGATGCGGGGATCCATGCCGAACGTTTTCTGGAAGATAATGATGCCTATCACTTCTTTGAAAAGACGGGAGACCTGCTCATAACAGGCCCTACCAATACCAATGTGATGGATGTACGGCTTGTTCTGGTTCGTTAG
- a CDS encoding methyltransferase domain-containing protein: MNPLKGILNLSSLMFMWRYFRGQTPWDTNITPPEVMEFIQKTSPGRALDLGCGTGTNGITLARHGWKVTGVDFAPIHPTLQTGHISDYILLAIYEMFFYYDRKCRLYDR, from the coding sequence ATGAATCCATTGAAAGGTATTTTAAACCTTTCCTCTCTGATGTTCATGTGGCGATACTTTCGCGGTCAAACCCCCTGGGACACCAATATCACCCCGCCTGAAGTTATGGAGTTTATCCAAAAAACATCTCCCGGCAGAGCCCTGGACCTGGGGTGCGGTACGGGTACCAATGGCATTACCCTGGCCCGCCATGGCTGGAAAGTTACCGGTGTTGATTTTGCCCCCATCCACCCCACGCTACAGACTGGTCATATTTCTGATTATATTCTTCTTGCAATATATGAAATGTTTTTCTATTATGACCGAAAATGCAGGTTATATGACCGTTAA
- a CDS encoding cupin domain-containing protein, with protein sequence MKKLFYAICLTFLLSSNVVAEDVSAVEVKVLVKTSLSWDGQLLPNYPEGKPEITILRIKVPPGVQLPMHKHPVINAGVLLNGELTVVTEGGKTLHLKSEDLIVEVVNAWHYGKNEGDKPAEIIVFYAGISDMPITIKK encoded by the coding sequence ATGAAAAAACTTTTTTACGCAATATGTTTGACATTTTTACTATCGAGTAATGTTGTAGCTGAAGATGTAAGTGCTGTTGAAGTTAAAGTATTGGTGAAAACAAGTTTAAGCTGGGATGGGCAACTCCTGCCAAACTACCCAGAAGGCAAGCCGGAAATTACAATCTTAAGAATTAAAGTTCCGCCGGGGGTACAGTTGCCAATGCATAAACACCCTGTGATAAATGCAGGTGTATTGCTAAATGGAGAACTGACGGTGGTAACAGAAGGCGGTAAGACATTACATCTCAAATCCGAGGATTTGATCGTCGAAGTTGTGAATGCCTGGCATTACGGAAAGAATGAAGGCGATAAACCGGCAGAGATTATAGTTTTTTACGCCGGCATATCGGATATGCCGATAACCATTAAGAAATAG
- a CDS encoding MBL fold metallo-hydrolase yields the protein MTIVAKDGIVQIERLELGPFGTNAYIVMCQLTKDSVLVDAPGEASKVIKHLRGTNPRYILITHNHWDHLGALSQLKSELKIPIAAHPADSANLPSPPEILLNDGDVVTLGNVKLKVLHTPGHTPGSVCFLTGNCLLSGDTVFPGGPGKTSSPLAFEQIIKSITSKIFVLPGDTQIFPGHGDSTLLEKEKQQFEVFSSRPCKSNLCGDVLWLS from the coding sequence ATGACAATCGTAGCAAAGGATGGTATTGTACAAATTGAGAGGCTGGAATTGGGGCCCTTTGGTACGAATGCTTATATCGTAATGTGCCAATTGACCAAAGATAGCGTCCTGGTGGATGCTCCCGGGGAAGCTTCAAAAGTTATCAAACATCTGAGGGGGACAAACCCCAGGTACATACTGATCACTCACAATCACTGGGACCATCTTGGTGCTCTTTCCCAGTTAAAGTCAGAACTTAAAATTCCAATAGCTGCCCACCCTGCAGACAGTGCAAATTTACCTTCACCCCCGGAGATACTTCTCAATGATGGTGATGTGGTAACTCTTGGGAACGTAAAGCTCAAAGTGCTGCACACCCCTGGACACACACCTGGTAGTGTATGCTTCCTGACTGGTAATTGTCTGCTATCCGGTGATACTGTATTTCCGGGTGGCCCGGGCAAGACCTCGTCGCCATTGGCTTTTGAGCAGATAATTAAGTCTATAACCAGCAAGATTTTTGTGTTGCCAGGGGATACACAGATATTCCCTGGACATGGTGATTCCACACTGTTAGAGAAAGAGAAGCAGCAATTTGAGGTCTTTTCTTCACGCCCCTGTAAATCCAATCTTTGTGGGGATGTGCTTTGGCTTTCGTAA
- a CDS encoding dodecin family protein, with the protein MPESTYKIIELVGTSKTSWEEAAKNAVETAGKTLKDLRIVEVVRLDMAVEEGKVTSYRARVNVSFKYHGEQ; encoded by the coding sequence ATGCCCGAGAGTACTTACAAAATTATTGAGTTAGTTGGAACAAGTAAAACTTCCTGGGAGGAGGCCGCCAAAAATGCTGTCGAAACCGCTGGAAAAACCCTAAAAGACCTAAGGATTGTGGAGGTTGTCAGGCTAGACATGGCAGTGGAAGAAGGAAAAGTAACTAGTTACCGGGCAAGGGTCAATGTTTCATTCAAATATCATGGAGAACAATAA
- a CDS encoding DUF4013 domain-containing protein, with protein MANIEKAIRFPFNDEQWLPKLIVGGVLNVIPIINFLSIGYAYQVFRSTLKKEDAVMPEWGNWGDLFIQGLIIAVICLCYSFIPGFITALGISLITKGWLASFLGALLLIIGFAVGLVITFFLPMAIASYALGEEQIGDAFKIGFILDKVKEILDSYLVSYLVGIGAMILVALLLFIPIVKYLILPIALFYVYLFLSVLFGETCASVGDVTEETIEDEI; from the coding sequence ATGGCTAATATAGAAAAGGCTATTAGGTTTCCATTTAATGATGAGCAGTGGTTACCGAAGCTTATTGTAGGAGGAGTGCTTAATGTAATCCCTATTATAAATTTTCTTTCGATTGGTTATGCCTACCAGGTGTTTAGGAGCACCCTGAAAAAGGAAGATGCTGTTATGCCAGAATGGGGAAACTGGGGTGATCTGTTTATTCAAGGATTAATCATTGCCGTAATTTGTTTGTGTTATAGTTTTATTCCAGGTTTTATAACCGCTTTAGGTATAAGCTTAATAACCAAAGGGTGGCTTGCCAGTTTTTTAGGCGCTCTTTTACTAATTATTGGTTTTGCAGTTGGACTGGTGATTACGTTCTTTTTACCTATGGCCATTGCCAGTTATGCATTAGGGGAAGAACAGATTGGGGATGCATTTAAAATTGGATTTATTCTGGATAAAGTTAAAGAGATATTGGATAGCTATCTCGTTTCTTATCTCGTAGGCATAGGTGCTATGATACTTGTTGCTCTGTTACTTTTTATTCCCATTGTAAAATATCTTATTTTACCAATAGCTCTGTTTTATGTGTATCTATTTCTGTCTGTACTCTTCGGGGAGACATGTGCCTCCGTTGGAGATGTAACTGAGGAAACGATAGAAGATGAAATATGA
- a CDS encoding bifunctional (p)ppGpp synthetase/guanosine-3',5'-bis(diphosphate) 3'-pyrophosphohydrolase: MIRLNDIVDKIHTCNPDTDVNLIEKAYVFSAKIHQGQVRLSGEPYLIHPLEVAGILADLKLDVATIATGMLHDTVEDTYTTLEEIEKLFGKEISFLVDGLTKISKITLGTYEEQQAENFRKMLIAMAKDIRVILIKLADRLHNMRTLKYHSPKKQKEIARETLDIYAPLANRLGIGWVRGELEDLSLQFLEPEVYNDLMDKLKERKQEGKEYINEVKTIISNKLKEYNLKDHVEGRLKHIYSIYQKMKKQNIDFDRVYDLIAFRIILDSVQECYEALGIIHSLWKPVPGRFKDHIAMPKANMYQSLHTTVIGPHGERVEIQIRTGEMHRIAEEGIASHWKYKEGKDIEKKTDREFAWLRRLLEWQQDMKDPREFLESVRVDLFPEEVYVFTPKGEVKEFPRGATPLDFAYSIHTDVGHQCNGAKVNGKIVPLKYELRNGDTVEIITSSNQHPSIDWLKIVKTSRAKAKIRHWVKTNQRQQSISLGLEICEKEFKKYKLNFSKLTKLGELKVIAEEFGLQDVDDLLAEVGYGKLSVKQIIHAIMPEERLATEFTEEAVLEKVAKKTGKKDGSGIKIRGVEDIMMRFGKCCNPLPGDDIIGYITRGRGVTVHLSNCPTVLHSVSERTIDVEWDLEDKSMHLVRIRVVCVDKKGLLAAMSSSIALSEANIINAQVHTTQEKKAVSIFEVEVSDLKHLQNIINSMQNVKGVINVERLRT; the protein is encoded by the coding sequence ATGATAAGGCTAAATGACATTGTAGATAAAATACATACTTGTAATCCTGATACAGATGTGAATTTGATTGAAAAGGCATACGTATTCTCTGCCAAGATTCATCAGGGACAGGTCCGGCTTTCAGGTGAACCTTACCTTATCCATCCGTTGGAAGTAGCAGGTATCCTTGCCGATCTCAAGTTAGACGTTGCAACTATTGCAACTGGGATGTTGCACGATACTGTGGAGGATACATATACAACCTTGGAGGAGATCGAAAAGTTATTCGGTAAAGAGATTAGTTTTCTGGTTGATGGGCTTACTAAGATCAGTAAAATTACCCTTGGTACTTATGAAGAACAACAGGCTGAGAATTTTCGAAAGATGCTGATAGCGATGGCTAAGGATATAAGGGTAATACTTATAAAATTAGCCGATAGGCTTCACAATATGCGGACACTGAAATACCATTCTCCAAAAAAGCAAAAAGAGATTGCCAGGGAGACTCTGGATATTTATGCCCCTCTGGCAAATAGGTTGGGTATAGGCTGGGTTAGAGGCGAACTTGAAGACCTCTCCTTACAGTTTCTGGAACCAGAAGTGTATAATGATTTGATGGATAAACTAAAGGAAAGGAAACAAGAAGGGAAGGAATATATAAATGAGGTAAAAACTATTATTTCGAATAAGCTAAAAGAGTATAACCTTAAAGATCATGTGGAGGGGAGATTAAAACATATCTATAGTATTTATCAAAAGATGAAGAAACAAAACATAGATTTCGATCGGGTTTATGACCTTATTGCCTTCAGGATTATTCTTGACAGTGTTCAGGAATGCTATGAAGCCCTAGGAATTATTCATTCCCTGTGGAAACCTGTTCCTGGTCGATTCAAGGACCATATAGCTATGCCGAAGGCCAATATGTATCAATCCCTCCATACTACAGTTATAGGTCCTCACGGGGAGAGGGTCGAGATCCAAATACGAACAGGAGAGATGCATAGGATTGCAGAGGAGGGCATAGCTTCCCATTGGAAGTATAAAGAGGGGAAGGACATTGAGAAAAAGACAGATAGGGAGTTTGCCTGGCTGAGACGACTTCTGGAATGGCAACAGGACATGAAAGATCCCAGAGAGTTTTTAGAATCGGTTAGGGTTGATCTTTTCCCGGAAGAGGTATATGTATTTACCCCGAAAGGTGAGGTAAAGGAGTTCCCCCGAGGTGCTACCCCTTTGGATTTTGCCTATAGTATTCATACTGATGTAGGGCATCAGTGTAATGGTGCAAAAGTAAATGGTAAGATTGTTCCTTTAAAATATGAGTTAAGAAACGGTGATACAGTGGAGATAATAACCTCCTCCAATCAACATCCCAGTATAGACTGGTTAAAGATTGTTAAGACATCCAGAGCTAAGGCAAAGATTCGGCATTGGGTAAAAACCAATCAACGCCAACAGAGTATTTCACTGGGGTTAGAAATCTGTGAAAAGGAGTTTAAAAAATACAAGCTCAACTTTTCAAAGCTTACAAAGTTGGGTGAGTTGAAGGTAATAGCAGAAGAATTTGGTCTCCAGGATGTAGACGACCTGCTGGCTGAGGTGGGGTATGGAAAGCTTTCTGTTAAACAGATAATACATGCAATAATGCCGGAAGAGAGATTAGCTACGGAGTTTACAGAGGAGGCAGTATTAGAAAAGGTTGCCAAGAAGACAGGAAAGAAAGATGGCAGCGGTATTAAGATACGAGGCGTTGAGGATATAATGATGCGCTTTGGAAAGTGTTGCAACCCGCTCCCCGGTGATGATATAATCGGATATATTACTCGTGGCAGAGGGGTTACCGTTCACCTCTCTAACTGTCCCACTGTTCTTCATAGTGTATCTGAGAGAACGATAGATGTGGAATGGGATCTAGAAGATAAATCGATGCATCTGGTTAGAATTAGGGTTGTCTGTGTAGATAAAAAGGGACTGCTTGCTGCTATGAGCTCCTCTATTGCTTTATCTGAGGCCAATATTATAAATGCGCAGGTACATACCACTCAGGAGAAAAAGGCAGTGAGTATATTTGAGGTTGAGGTAAGTGATCTAAAGCACCTTCAGAATATAATTAATTCCATGCAAAACGTCAAAGGTGTTATCAATGTTGAAAGACTGAGAACATGA
- the rpmB gene encoding 50S ribosomal protein L28, translating to MARVCEICGKGPSVGNNVSHANNKTKRRWYPNIQKVKTVRNGSVKRINVCTRCIRSGLVANV from the coding sequence ATGGCAAGAGTGTGCGAGATATGCGGAAAGGGTCCCTCAGTTGGTAACAATGTCAGCCATGCCAATAATAAAACCAAAAGGAGATGGTACCCAAATATTCAAAAGGTTAAAACAGTTAGAAACGGATCGGTAAAAAGGATTAATGTCTGTACCCGTTGTATAAGGTCTGGACTTGTCGCCAATGTTTAA
- a CDS encoding DUF523 domain-containing protein, whose product MIVISACLVGINCRHDGSSETKPELLDLLKKKGAVPVCPEQLGGLPTPRTPAKIQSGDGFDVLKSRARLIDIKGRDVTPQFIKGAIEALNVAMLVGANKAILKDKSPSCGVNYIWDDNGLKEGKGVLTALLIDNGIEVSSGDI is encoded by the coding sequence ATGATTGTTATCAGTGCCTGCCTGGTAGGAATCAATTGCAGGCACGATGGTTCCAGTGAAACCAAACCTGAGCTTCTTGATCTCTTGAAGAAAAAAGGGGCTGTGCCTGTCTGCCCTGAACAGCTGGGGGGACTTCCCACGCCCAGAACCCCTGCTAAAATCCAAAGCGGGGACGGATTCGATGTCTTAAAGTCCAGAGCCAGGCTTATAGATATAAAAGGCAGAGATGTAACCCCACAGTTTATAAAAGGTGCTATTGAAGCTTTGAATGTTGCCATGTTGGTAGGCGCTAATAAAGCGATATTAAAGGATAAGAGCCCTTCATGTGGCGTCAATTATATCTGGGATGATAATGGTTTAAAAGAAGGGAAAGGTGTCCTAACAGCACTATTAATTGATAATGGAATCGAGGTAAGTTCTGGGGATATATAG
- the purM gene encoding phosphoribosylformylglycinamidine cyclo-ligase — protein sequence MGEKNTYKNAGVDIDAGNEFIKKITPLVKSTFRPEVMTEIGGFGGLFSLNTRKYKKPILVSSTDGVGTKLKIAFMMDKHDTVGIDLVAMCVNDIITSGAEPLFLLDYISTSKLVLHRAEDIIKGVADGCKEANCSLIGGETAEIPSFYKDGEYDLVGFALGVVDNDKIIDGSAITVGDKLIGIASNGLHSNGYSLVRKIIFDDLGLDINAKVEGIQIPLGEELLKPTKIYAKAILNLIRDFNIQGISHITGGGLLENIPRILPQSCQALIYKDSWETPYIFRFIKEKGNVDEYEMFRTFNNGIGMVVVVSPPDVDEILLRLKGLKEEAYIIGEITRREQGEKSFKFL from the coding sequence TTGGGTGAGAAAAACACATATAAAAACGCAGGTGTGGATATTGACGCAGGTAACGAATTTATAAAAAAGATAACTCCCTTGGTCAAATCCACATTTAGACCTGAAGTTATGACAGAAATCGGTGGATTTGGCGGTCTATTTTCATTAAATACGAGAAAGTACAAAAAGCCAATTCTTGTATCCTCTACCGATGGAGTCGGGACCAAGTTAAAAATTGCATTTATGATGGATAAACATGATACCGTTGGGATTGATCTGGTGGCCATGTGTGTGAATGACATAATAACCTCAGGTGCTGAACCCCTTTTCCTCCTGGATTATATATCCACAAGCAAATTGGTACTACATAGAGCCGAAGATATCATTAAGGGGGTTGCCGATGGATGCAAAGAGGCTAACTGTTCCTTAATAGGTGGAGAAACTGCCGAGATACCATCTTTTTACAAAGATGGAGAATATGATTTAGTCGGTTTTGCATTAGGGGTTGTTGATAATGATAAGATTATCGATGGCTCTGCTATAACCGTGGGGGATAAACTTATAGGGATCGCCTCCAACGGTTTACACAGCAATGGATATTCTCTGGTCAGGAAGATAATATTTGATGATCTTGGCCTGGATATAAACGCTAAAGTAGAAGGCATTCAAATCCCACTCGGTGAAGAACTGCTTAAACCTACAAAGATATATGCAAAGGCTATTCTGAACCTTATAAGGGATTTCAATATCCAGGGAATATCCCATATTACCGGAGGAGGATTGTTAGAAAATATACCACGGATACTGCCCCAAAGCTGCCAGGCACTAATATATAAAGATTCATGGGAAACTCCTTACATATTCAGGTTTATCAAAGAGAAGGGAAACGTTGACGAATACGAGATGTTTAGAACCTTCAATAATGGTATAGGAATGGTGGTTGTCGTATCCCCTCCTGATGTCGATGAAATTCTTCTGAGACTAAAAGGCTTAAAAGAAGAAGCATATATTATTGGTGAGATTACCAGAAGAGAACAAGGAGAGAAATCCTTTAAATTCCTTTGA
- the recG gene encoding ATP-dependent DNA helicase RecG has protein sequence MRELVDIIVALYKPLDYVSKNSFANLEIVKGLETHVMNLTSQALSLPLDSEKVSFIQGLARNFTGFDSLDVYSKKIRVIDSLRVLQRIKDNNECLPSQEKKALLIEFVKKRKELSTPIQFMKGVGPKLASILKKKGINTVEDALYFIPRKYEDRRSIKPISELQVGKSETVLGEIRDLGAVSYKKNRRGGFEMIVGDESGTITAKWFVYNSHIKNRFKKGQKVILSGEIKVYRFQKEIHHPDIEAVNDMSDSLNFNRIVPVYSESEGLYQKTLRKIMKNIVDRYSNSIQSAIPSYICLRQNLMELSEAIREVHFPEHDRNLSDIVSGRFPAYRTIIFDEFFFLELGLALKKKGVTIEKGISFNITDESRNKLIKSLPFHLTDAQKRVIAEIEEDMKRPYPMNRLLQGDVGSGKTVVALLSSLIAVDNGYQVSIMAPTEILAEQHFSSIQHLTKKFGVKTVLLTSNIKKTQKDKVIDAIKEGSIDITVGTHAVIQETVEFNRLGLGVIDEQHRFGVIQRSMLKRKGHNPDILVMTATPIPRTLALTVYGDLDVSILDEMPPDRRPVVTKLYHERDRKRVYEIVRKETEKGRQAYVVYPLVEESEKLDLKDATQMAEHFQRDVFPECKVGLLHGRMSCEEKDNIMLGFKEKTIDILVSTTVIEVGIDIPNASVMLIEHAERFGLSQLHQLRGRIGRGEFPSLCLLLAQYSKSDDARRRLRIMESTADGFKISEEDLAIRGPGDFLGTRQSGLPDFRVANIVRDIKVLQEARREAFKVVEMDPALTNPSHRYLKEILKERWKGRLELASVG, from the coding sequence ATGAGAGAACTTGTGGATATTATTGTAGCCTTATATAAACCACTGGACTATGTTTCGAAGAATTCCTTTGCCAATCTTGAGATTGTTAAGGGTTTAGAAACCCATGTTATGAATCTGACCAGTCAGGCTCTGTCCTTGCCTTTAGACTCGGAGAAGGTCAGCTTTATTCAGGGGTTGGCAAGAAACTTCACAGGTTTTGATTCCTTGGATGTATATTCAAAGAAGATTAGGGTGATAGATTCTTTAAGGGTGCTTCAACGGATAAAAGATAATAACGAGTGTCTACCATCACAAGAAAAAAAAGCCCTGTTGATTGAGTTCGTTAAGAAGAGGAAAGAGCTGTCCACACCTATTCAATTTATGAAGGGTGTTGGCCCTAAGTTGGCAAGTATCTTAAAAAAGAAGGGAATCAATACTGTTGAAGATGCCCTGTATTTTATTCCCCGAAAGTATGAAGACAGGAGGAGTATAAAGCCAATATCGGAACTTCAGGTGGGAAAAAGCGAAACAGTCCTGGGTGAGATAAGAGATTTGGGAGCCGTCTCTTACAAAAAGAACCGAAGGGGAGGCTTCGAGATGATTGTGGGAGATGAGAGTGGTACTATTACTGCCAAGTGGTTTGTTTATAATAGTCACATTAAAAACAGGTTTAAAAAGGGGCAAAAGGTAATCCTGTCTGGCGAGATAAAGGTTTATCGTTTTCAAAAAGAGATTCACCACCCGGACATTGAGGCAGTTAATGATATGAGTGATTCTCTCAATTTCAATCGCATTGTACCTGTCTACTCTGAATCTGAAGGGCTGTACCAAAAAACTCTAAGGAAGATAATGAAAAACATCGTGGATAGGTATTCGAATTCTATCCAAAGTGCTATACCTTCATATATATGCCTCAGACAGAATTTAATGGAGCTTTCCGAAGCTATAAGGGAGGTACACTTTCCAGAACATGACCGTAACCTTTCAGATATTGTATCTGGCAGATTCCCTGCTTATAGAACCATCATCTTTGATGAGTTTTTCTTTCTGGAATTAGGATTAGCCCTTAAGAAGAAGGGGGTTACAATTGAAAAAGGGATATCTTTCAATATTACCGATGAGAGTAGAAATAAGTTAATAAAGTCTTTGCCTTTTCATCTGACTGATGCACAAAAAAGGGTGATTGCTGAGATTGAAGAGGATATGAAACGTCCTTATCCGATGAACAGACTCCTTCAGGGGGATGTAGGAAGTGGTAAGACTGTTGTGGCGTTGCTCTCATCCTTAATAGCGGTGGATAATGGTTATCAGGTCAGTATTATGGCACCCACCGAGATTTTAGCTGAACAGCATTTTTCGAGTATTCAACATCTGACCAAAAAATTCGGTGTAAAAACGGTTCTGCTTACCAGTAATATAAAAAAAACACAGAAAGACAAGGTTATTGATGCCATTAAAGAGGGCAGTATTGATATAACTGTAGGAACTCATGCTGTTATACAGGAAACGGTTGAGTTTAACAGGTTGGGGCTTGGAGTTATTGATGAACAGCACAGGTTTGGGGTAATACAGAGGTCGATGCTGAAGCGAAAAGGCCACAATCCTGATATATTGGTAATGACTGCAACACCAATACCAAGAACACTGGCATTGACTGTATACGGAGATCTGGACGTTTCGATACTTGATGAAATGCCCCCGGACAGAAGACCTGTAGTTACAAAGCTGTACCATGAAAGAGATCGAAAAAGGGTATACGAAATTGTACGTAAAGAGACAGAAAAAGGTAGACAGGCATATGTAGTCTATCCCCTGGTGGAAGAATCTGAAAAGCTGGATTTGAAAGATGCAACCCAGATGGCTGAGCACTTCCAGAGAGACGTTTTCCCGGAATGTAAGGTTGGTCTGCTCCATGGGAGGATGAGTTGCGAGGAAAAAGATAACATTATGTTGGGGTTTAAGGAAAAAACGATAGATATCTTAGTCTCAACAACCGTGATCGAAGTGGGAATTGATATACCCAATGCATCCGTTATGCTGATAGAGCACGCTGAGAGGTTTGGATTGTCTCAGCTGCATCAATTGCGGGGGAGAATCGGTAGAGGTGAGTTCCCCTCCCTGTGTCTTCTCCTTGCCCAGTACAGCAAATCAGACGATGCCAGACGGAGGCTCAGAATAATGGAGAGCACCGCTGATGGGTTTAAGATATCCGAGGAGGATCTGGCTATAAGAGGACCTGGCGATTTCCTGGGGACCCGTCAGTCCGGGTTGCCCGACTTCAGGGTGGCAAATATTGTCAGGGACATAAAAGTACTTCAGGAGGCGAGAAGGGAGGCATTTAAAGTGGTAGAAATGGATCCAGCCCTGACAAATCCCTCCCATAGATACCTGAAAGAGATACTTAAGGAGAGATGGAAGGGTAGACTGGAACTGGCAAGTGTGGGATAA
- the ndhC gene encoding NADH-quinone oxidoreductase subunit A: MPIDYLPIFAFLVIAILFAVVTIALSSIIGTKKPSPQKMMTYECGVDPIGSARKRFSVKFYIIAMLFIIFDIEAVFLYPWAVIFKDLKFFGFIEMGIFIVVLFVGLIYAWKKGALEWE; encoded by the coding sequence ATGCCAATTGATTACCTTCCCATCTTTGCTTTTCTGGTAATTGCTATACTCTTTGCTGTTGTGACAATAGCCCTATCTTCCATAATTGGGACAAAGAAACCTTCCCCGCAGAAAATGATGACGTATGAGTGTGGAGTAGACCCTATAGGGAGTGCCAGAAAGAGATTCTCTGTTAAATTCTATATTATAGCTATGCTGTTTATAATCTTCGATATTGAAGCGGTTTTTTTATATCCTTGGGCAGTGATATTTAAGGACCTGAAATTCTTTGGTTTTATTGAAATGGGGATATTTATTGTTGTATTGTTTGTTGGTCTTATCTATGCATGGAAAAAAGGAGCTTTAGAATGGGAATAG